The genomic stretch CGGGCGCCAGGACCCGGGTGGCGTACGTCGTCTTGCCCGAGCCGGTCGGACCCGCCAGGAGATACACCACCGCCATGCCCGCATACTTCCCGCTGCCCCGAGCCGGCGTGATCGCCGGCGGCTCGTGGCGCGTGTCGCGGCCGAACGGGTCCCGCTCTGGGGTCATTCGTCGCGGACGTTGTCCGCCGTGCGTCCGGCCCTAGTCATAGCCCGTGGAACACAGTGGGACACAATCGGACATCTTCCGGCCCGCCAACGCGCCGAAGCTAACGGACACGAAACGGCCCCTGGTCAGCGTTTCCGCTGGCCAGGGGCCGTTTGTCCTGCGTGTGGCGGGTGAAGGATTCGAACCTTCGTAGGCTGAGCCGACGGATTTACAGTCCGCTCCCTTTGGCCACTCGGGCAACCCGCCAGGGCCTTGCACGTGCCGTACTGCCAGGAGGCAGGATAACCAATGAACCAGCGCGGGCACCAATCAGGTACCCGACACAACTGCGGAGGAGCTGCGTACCGTGGCGGACTCGTCGTTCGACGTCGTCAGCAAGGTCGACCGGCAGGAGGTCGACAACGCCCTCAACCAGGCCGCCAAGGAGCTCAGTCAGCGGTTCGACTTCCGCGGCACCAACGCGTCGATCAACTGGGCGGGTGAGGAAGCGGTCACGCTGCAGGCTGACACCGAGGAGCGCCTGCTCGCGGCGTTGGAGGTGTTCAAGGACAAGCTCGTCAAGCGTGGCATCAGCCTCAAGGCGTTCGAGGCGGGCGACCCGCAGCAGTCGGGCAAGAGCTACAAGCTGAGCGGGACGATCGTTCAGGGCATCGAGAGCGAGAAGGCCAAGAAGATCGCGAAGGCGATCCGTGACGAGGGTCTCAAGGGCGTCCAGGCGCAGATCCAGGGCGACCAGCTGCGGGTCAGCGGCAAGAAGCGGGACGACCTGCAGGCGGTCATCGCGCTGCTCAAGGGGCAGGACTTCGGCATCCCGCTGCAGTTCACGAACTACCGCTGAGAGTGGGTCGTGGGCGGTTCCGACGAACCGGACCGCCCACGATCATCAGTTCGAGTAAACCCTATCGGGCGTGATGAGCACCGCGGCACGGCGTTCCTGACGCATCACGCGGTCGTAGGTCTCGAAGTCCTCGTGCGTGCCGCCCGCTGCGGTGAAGATTTCCCGGAGCAGTAGCCGCAGGCGCTCGTCGTCCACGCCGCCGACCGGGTCGTCCGGGCCGATCAGCCGGGCCTGCCCCTCGACCGCGACCCACTCCCACCCCACCCGCACGACCAGGGTCGTCTGCGGCCTGGTCCGGAGGTTCGCCAGCTTGCGGGTCCCGCCGCGGGCGACGTAACCGACGACCGGTTCCCCGCTCAGCGGGTCGTTGAGGACGCCGGCGTTCACCAGCGACGACTGGATGGTGCCGTCGTCGCGCAGGGTGGATACGACGCTGAGTCCGTGGTCGCCGGCAACCAGGCGGGCGACGTCCGTGAGGTTGGCCATGCCCGGACTGTATGCCTGCGGACCGACACCGGATCGGTCCAGCGGCAGACGAGACATCACCCGGGTGCGCCCTACGCTGACCGCGATGGTGAGCGAACGGATCGAGTCCTGGCTGCGCCGACGTCCGGTGGCGGCGGACGCTGGGTTCGCGGTGCCGCTGTTCGCGCTCGATCTGCTGCTGCAGCCTGACCGTCCGCTGCCGCTGCTGTTTTCCGGCTTGCTGGCGGGTGCGCTGCTGCTCCGCCGGACCCGGCCGGTCTGGTCCGCGGCCCTGGTCGTCGTGATCGCGTTCGTGCAGTGGCTGGTCCTCCCGCAGCTCGGGCTGTTCGTCGCTGACCTGGCGGTTCCGCTCGTGGTCCACGCGACGGCCGCGTACGGGCCCCGCTGGGCCGCCCGCTCCACGCTCGCCGCCGGGCTGGCCGGTGCCGGGCTCGGCGCGCTGACCTGGCCACCGGTCGACGACGCCTCAGCCGGCAGCCACGCGCTGTTCGCCGCAGCGATGGCCGGGTTCGTGCTGGCCGGATGGGCGCTCGGCTCGCTGCACCGGATCCGGGAGGAACGGCGCAGCGCCGAGGCCCAGCTCGCGGTGTCGGCGGAGCGCACCCGGATCGCCCGCGAGATGCACGACGTCGTCGCCCACTCGCTCGCGGTGGTGATCTCGCAGGCCGACGGCGGCCGGTACGCGGGCAGCACGGAAGCCGCGCACGCCGCCCTCACCACCATCGGCGAGACCGGCCGCCGGGCGATGGGCGAGACCCGCCGTCTCCTCGGACTGCTGCGCGAGGGCCCCGAGTCGCTGGCGCCGCAGCCGGGGCTCGCCGACGTTCCCACGCTGGTCGAGCAGGCTCGCGTCGCTGGGCTCGACGTCGTCGCCCGGCTCGACCCGCCACCGGCTCCGGTCGGCGCCGGGCTCGGCCTCGTCGTCTACCGGATCGTCCAGGAGAGCCTGACCAACGTCCTCAAGCATGCCGGGCCTACGGCCCGGGCGTCGGTCGAGATCTGCTGGCACACCCACGAACTGCAACTACGTATTGTGGACGATGGACGCGGCGCCATCGGCGCTCCGGCGCCCGGCGGGCACGGCATCGTCGGGATGCGGGAACGGGTCGCGGCGTACGGTGGCGCGATACGGACGGGATCGGGGCCGGGGGGCGGGCACGAGGTGTATGTGCGGATCCCGGTGTCGGCGTGATCCGCGTCCTGCTCGTTGACGACCAACTGCTGGTGCGGGCCGGGTTTCGCCTGGTCGTCGACTCTCAGCCCGACCTGACGGTGGTCGGCGAGGCGGGTGACGGGCGGGCGGCGGTGGCAGAGGCTTTGCGGCTGCGGCCGGACGTCGTCGTGATGGACGTGCGGATGCCGATGATGGACGGCATCGAGGCGACGAGACGGATCATCGCGCTGCCCGATCCGCCGAAGGTCGTGGTGCTGACGACGTACGACCTCGACGAGCATGCGCTGGCCGCGATTCGGGCCGGTGCCAGCGGTTTCCTGCTCAAGGACGGCGCGCCGGAGGACATGCTGGCGGCGTTGCGGACCGTGCACGCGGGGGACGCGGTGATCGCGCCGTCCACGACCCGGCGGCTGCTCGACACGCTGGCGCCGGCCACCGACCCGGCCGCGGTGCGCGCGGTGGCGACGCTCACCGACCGCGAACGGGACGTGCTGGTCGCGATGGCGCGGGGGTACTCCAACGCGGAGATCGCCGAGCGGCTCGTCGTGTCGACCGGCACCGTGAAGACCCACGTCGGGCGCATCTTGGCGAAACTCGGTGCGCGTGACCGGGTGCAGGCGGTGGTGACCGCTTACGAGGCCGGGCTGATCCGCCCCGGGCGCTGACGGCCAGGTCGCTCGTCACAACCGTCCCGAAAGCTGACACCGTCCGGGGT from Cryptosporangium aurantiacum encodes the following:
- a CDS encoding YajQ family cyclic di-GMP-binding protein, giving the protein MADSSFDVVSKVDRQEVDNALNQAAKELSQRFDFRGTNASINWAGEEAVTLQADTEERLLAALEVFKDKLVKRGISLKAFEAGDPQQSGKSYKLSGTIVQGIESEKAKKIAKAIRDEGLKGVQAQIQGDQLRVSGKKRDDLQAVIALLKGQDFGIPLQFTNYR
- a CDS encoding TIGR03618 family F420-dependent PPOX class oxidoreductase, which encodes MANLTDVARLVAGDHGLSVVSTLRDDGTIQSSLVNAGVLNDPLSGEPVVGYVARGGTRKLANLRTRPQTTLVVRVGWEWVAVEGQARLIGPDDPVGGVDDERLRLLLREIFTAAGGTHEDFETYDRVMRQERRAAVLITPDRVYSN
- a CDS encoding sensor histidine kinase, whose product is MVSERIESWLRRRPVAADAGFAVPLFALDLLLQPDRPLPLLFSGLLAGALLLRRTRPVWSAALVVVIAFVQWLVLPQLGLFVADLAVPLVVHATAAYGPRWAARSTLAAGLAGAGLGALTWPPVDDASAGSHALFAAAMAGFVLAGWALGSLHRIREERRSAEAQLAVSAERTRIAREMHDVVAHSLAVVISQADGGRYAGSTEAAHAALTTIGETGRRAMGETRRLLGLLREGPESLAPQPGLADVPTLVEQARVAGLDVVARLDPPPAPVGAGLGLVVYRIVQESLTNVLKHAGPTARASVEICWHTHELQLRIVDDGRGAIGAPAPGGHGIVGMRERVAAYGGAIRTGSGPGGGHEVYVRIPVSA
- a CDS encoding response regulator, coding for MIRVLLVDDQLLVRAGFRLVVDSQPDLTVVGEAGDGRAAVAEALRLRPDVVVMDVRMPMMDGIEATRRIIALPDPPKVVVLTTYDLDEHALAAIRAGASGFLLKDGAPEDMLAALRTVHAGDAVIAPSTTRRLLDTLAPATDPAAVRAVATLTDRERDVLVAMARGYSNAEIAERLVVSTGTVKTHVGRILAKLGARDRVQAVVTAYEAGLIRPGR